One stretch of Alphaproteobacteria bacterium DNA includes these proteins:
- a CDS encoding TRAP transporter large permease subunit, with product MMGESGFLAPLMLALVLLGLLAGLPTPLVLAGGALLGLLVGQLLGVYDIVLMGDLAGQLKTLLENEVLLAIPLLALSGTLLQDTSAFCALRQRLAGLIVPASDALLAMSGGGGGNQKSRAVSALLERAIPASPFLVLLADLIGKASHDAQAPIDAPSLMSAMIVPGLCLAFLVGVARNDEAAIEGEAQTTISHWHAMLAGLAAISIPAIILFGLASPAEAGAVGVGLSLGLGILAKELRLDRLGDPLDRALRRSAAVYAALIAGAAFMLVFQGIGGAVIVDSLLSALPDDNVLSLLLALAVLLALLGLLIEPLSLAILFIPLAGPLLLAKGISPMLLGAAFILAPMSGLALKMSLRQRILLPLTQGVAFAVAIFWIGLQPADKPRPTVDAPAQLEKHEDVFIPGNASDSLPQGEHEDRGYAPPSEGE from the coding sequence ATGATGGGCGAGTCTGGTTTTCTTGCACCCTTGATGCTGGCTCTTGTTCTGCTGGGCTTGCTGGCCGGATTGCCAACCCCTTTGGTTTTGGCTGGCGGCGCTTTGCTGGGCTTGTTGGTGGGGCAGTTGCTTGGCGTTTACGACATCGTGCTGATGGGAGACTTGGCCGGGCAGTTGAAGACGCTGCTGGAGAACGAGGTCCTGCTGGCCATTCCGCTGCTGGCGCTTTCGGGTACGCTGTTGCAAGACACGAGCGCTTTTTGTGCCTTGCGCCAGCGTTTGGCTGGACTGATCGTTCCCGCCAGCGACGCTTTGCTGGCCATGTCGGGTGGGGGAGGCGGCAATCAGAAAAGCAGGGCTGTTTCCGCCTTGCTGGAACGGGCGATCCCGGCTTCGCCCTTTCTCGTTCTTTTGGCCGATTTGATTGGCAAGGCTTCACATGATGCCCAAGCGCCGATTGATGCGCCTTCGCTTATGTCGGCGATGATTGTTCCTGGCCTCTGTTTGGCCTTTTTGGTTGGCGTCGCAAGAAACGACGAGGCGGCCATTGAAGGCGAGGCCCAAACCACCATTTCCCATTGGCACGCGATGTTAGCCGGTTTGGCGGCGATTTCCATTCCGGCCATCATACTGTTTGGCCTTGCCAGTCCGGCGGAAGCGGGGGCGGTTGGCGTCGGCCTGTCATTGGGGCTGGGGATTCTTGCCAAGGAATTGCGGCTTGACCGATTGGGCGACCCGCTCGACCGCGCCTTGCGTCGTTCCGCCGCCGTCTATGCCGCCTTGATCGCCGGGGCGGCCTTCATGCTTGTCTTTCAAGGCATCGGCGGCGCTGTGATTGTGGACAGCCTGTTGTCCGCCCTGCCCGACGACAACGTCCTGTCGCTGCTGCTGGCGTTGGCCGTCCTTCTGGCCTTGCTGGGCCTGCTGATCGAGCCATTGTCCTTGGCGATTTTGTTCATTCCCCTGGCCGGGCCGCTTTTGCTCGCCAAGGGAATTTCTCCCATGCTGCTGGGCGCCGCCTTCATTCTGGCGCCGATGTCCGGCCTAGCCCTTAAGATGAGCTTGCGCCAGCGTATCTTGCTGCCCCTGACCCAAGGCGTCGCCTTCGCGGTTGCAATATTCTGGATCGGGTTACAGCCAGCCGACAAGCCCAGGCCGACCGTCGATGCTCCGGCGCAGCTTGAAAAGCACGAAGATGTTTTCATTCCCGGCAACGCCAGCGATTCACTGCCGCAGGGCGAGCATGAGGATCGTGGATATGCGCCGCCCAGTGAAGGTGAGTGA
- a CDS encoding TRAP transporter small permease subunit: MNFLLGLSRLVDKMNEAIGKTVMWGILVAVLISAGNASLRYALNIGSNAWLEAQWYLFSAVFLLCAGFTLLRNEHIRIDVVSSHLPRKAQIWIDILGAVFFLLPMTVLLTELSWAMLVESYATQEVSTNTGGLIRWPVKLLVPVGFILLTLQGLSEMLKKIAILTGHLEDPGPHGGHHTPVKAGEAS; the protein is encoded by the coding sequence TTGAATTTTCTTCTTGGATTGAGTCGTCTAGTCGACAAGATGAACGAAGCGATCGGCAAGACGGTGATGTGGGGGATATTGGTCGCTGTTCTCATCAGCGCAGGCAACGCCAGCCTGCGTTACGCGCTAAATATCGGATCGAACGCCTGGCTGGAAGCTCAGTGGTATCTTTTCTCGGCCGTCTTCCTGCTCTGCGCGGGATTCACGCTGCTTCGCAACGAGCATATCCGCATCGACGTCGTTTCCAGCCATTTGCCGCGCAAGGCGCAAATCTGGATCGACATTCTGGGCGCGGTGTTCTTCCTGCTGCCGATGACGGTTCTGCTGACCGAACTTTCCTGGGCCATGCTGGTCGAATCCTACGCCACGCAGGAAGTGTCAACCAATACCGGCGGCCTGATCCGCTGGCCGGTGAAACTTCTGGTTCCCGTCGGATTTATTCTTCTGACCCTGCAAGGCCTGTCCGAAATGCTGAAAAAGATCGCCATCCTGACCGGCCATCTTGAAGACCCAGGCCCGCATGGCGGACACCATACTCCCGTCAAAGCGGGAGAAGCGTCATGA
- the recO gene encoding DNA repair protein RecO, protein MDWTDDGIVLTTRKFGESGLIVSLLTREHGRHAGLVRGGAGKRAAGQYEPGNLVHAVWRARLEEQLGSLACEVRSNHAARHLAHPARLAALISALSLVETALPEREPHSSLFDSLSALLVILGEEGWEQAYIRWEMILLAELGFGIDLSCCAATGKNDQLAYVSPKSGRAVSLSAGAPWKDKLLKLPGFLVEGEGGSIADGLKLTGYFLESWLFNHLGRPLPAARTRLVDRLG, encoded by the coding sequence ATGGACTGGACCGACGACGGCATTGTCTTAACGACCCGAAAATTCGGCGAAAGCGGGCTAATCGTCAGCCTGCTCACCCGCGAGCATGGGCGCCATGCCGGGCTGGTGCGTGGCGGGGCGGGCAAAAGGGCGGCGGGCCAGTACGAACCCGGCAATCTTGTCCACGCGGTTTGGCGGGCGCGCCTGGAAGAACAACTGGGGTCGCTGGCTTGCGAGGTGCGCAGCAACCACGCCGCCCGCCATCTGGCGCATCCGGCAAGGCTGGCGGCCTTGATCTCCGCCTTGTCGCTGGTGGAAACCGCCCTGCCCGAGCGCGAGCCGCATAGCAGCCTGTTCGACTCGCTGTCGGCCCTGTTGGTCATCCTGGGCGAGGAGGGCTGGGAGCAGGCCTATATTCGCTGGGAGATGATCTTGCTGGCCGAACTGGGCTTCGGCATCGACCTGTCTTGCTGCGCCGCCACTGGCAAGAATGACCAACTGGCCTATGTCTCGCCCAAGTCGGGCCGCGCCGTCAGCCTGTCGGCGGGGGCGCCCTGGAAGGATAAGCTATTGAAACTGCCGGGATTCTTAGTTGAGGGAGAAGGCGGCAGCATCGCCGATGGCCTGAAACTGACCGGCTATTTCCTGGAATCCTGGCTTTTCAACCATTTGGGCCGCCCTTTGCCTGCCGCCCGCACACGGCTTGTTGACCGGCTGGGCTGA
- the parC gene encoding DNA topoisomerase IV subunit A: protein MNELSPNGGEIRDTGLADALSERYLAYALSTIVSRSLPDVRDGLKPVHRRILYAMRQLKLDPESGFKKCARVVGDVIGKYHPHGDSAVYEAMVRLAQDFAVRYPLVEGQGNFGNIDGDNAAAMRYTESKLTAVAQALMDGLDEDAVDFRPTYDGSESEPVVMPSAFPNLLANGSSGIAVGMATNIPPHNVSELCDALSHIIKKPGCSVDELVQFVRGPDFPTGGILAEPGENILEAYRTGRGGFRLRARWEVEKLKHGLWQVVVTEIPYQVQKAKLIERIAGLLSEKKLPLLADVRDESTDIVRVVFEPKNRTAQPEVLMEQLFRQTDLETRISLNMNVLDADGVPRVMNLKEVLRAFLDHRMVVLERRARHRLGRIDHRLEVLGGYLVAYLNLDAVIKIIRNEDEPKPALMKKFKLSDVQAEAILNMRLRALRKLEEIEIKREHDRLSAEKTELESLLADEAKRWRAIGAEIKDIRKKFGPETALGKRRSDISGPPPVIDVPMEAMVEHEELTVVLSEKGWVRAMKGHLEDTAELKYKEGDGPAFILPAATTSKILVFASNGRFYTLSGDKLPKGRGHGEPIRLMIDLPNDAEIVTLVVHKPGDKLLLASALGRGFVVEETEVLASTRTGKQVMNLDDDDKAMFAVPADGDHVAIIGENRKMLIFPLNQVPEMGKGRGVILQRYKDAHLSDLKVFVKKEGLSWIVGGRVRTETDLGPWIGERAQAGRLPPTGFPRSNRFDG, encoded by the coding sequence ATGAACGAACTGTCCCCCAACGGCGGCGAAATCCGCGATACCGGTCTGGCCGATGCGCTCAGCGAGCGCTATCTGGCCTATGCCCTGTCGACCATCGTTTCCCGTTCGCTGCCCGACGTGCGCGACGGGCTGAAGCCCGTGCATCGGCGCATTCTGTACGCCATGCGCCAGTTGAAGCTGGACCCCGAGTCCGGTTTCAAGAAGTGCGCGCGCGTGGTTGGCGACGTCATCGGTAAATATCACCCGCATGGCGATTCCGCCGTGTACGAGGCGATGGTGCGCCTAGCCCAGGATTTCGCGGTGCGCTATCCGTTGGTGGAGGGGCAGGGCAATTTCGGCAATATCGACGGCGACAACGCTGCCGCCATGCGCTACACGGAATCGAAGCTGACGGCGGTGGCCCAGGCCCTGATGGATGGGCTTGACGAAGACGCCGTCGATTTCAGGCCCACCTATGACGGGTCGGAATCCGAACCCGTGGTCATGCCCTCGGCTTTTCCCAATCTGCTGGCCAATGGTTCGTCGGGCATCGCGGTCGGCATGGCGACCAATATTCCGCCGCACAATGTTTCGGAACTTTGCGACGCTCTGTCGCACATCATCAAGAAGCCCGGCTGTTCGGTGGACGAACTGGTGCAGTTCGTGCGTGGCCCCGATTTTCCTACCGGCGGCATCCTGGCCGAGCCGGGCGAGAACATCCTGGAAGCCTATCGCACCGGGCGCGGCGGATTTCGCCTGCGTGCCCGCTGGGAAGTGGAAAAGCTCAAGCACGGCCTGTGGCAAGTGGTGGTCACGGAAATTCCCTATCAGGTGCAGAAGGCCAAGCTGATCGAGCGCATCGCCGGACTATTGTCCGAAAAGAAGCTGCCGCTGCTGGCCGATGTGCGCGATGAATCAACCGATATCGTGCGCGTCGTTTTCGAACCCAAGAACCGCACCGCCCAGCCCGAAGTGCTGATGGAGCAGTTGTTCCGCCAGACCGATCTGGAAACACGCATCTCGCTCAACATGAATGTGCTGGACGCAGATGGCGTGCCGCGCGTCATGAATTTGAAGGAAGTTCTGCGTGCCTTCCTTGATCACCGCATGGTGGTGCTGGAGCGCCGGGCTAGGCACCGGCTGGGCCGCATCGATCACCGGCTGGAAGTGCTGGGCGGTTATCTGGTGGCCTATCTCAACCTGGATGCGGTGATCAAGATCATCCGCAACGAGGATGAACCCAAGCCCGCATTGATGAAGAAGTTCAAGCTGTCGGACGTGCAGGCCGAAGCCATCTTGAACATGCGGCTTAGGGCCTTGCGCAAGCTGGAAGAAATCGAAATCAAGCGCGAACATGATCGCTTGAGCGCCGAAAAGACCGAGTTGGAATCGCTGCTGGCCGACGAGGCCAAGCGTTGGCGGGCCATCGGCGCCGAGATCAAGGACATCCGCAAGAAATTCGGCCCCGAGACGGCGCTTGGCAAGCGCAGAAGCGATATTTCCGGCCCGCCGCCGGTGATCGACGTGCCCATGGAAGCCATGGTCGAGCACGAGGAACTGACCGTTGTCCTGTCCGAAAAAGGCTGGGTGCGCGCCATGAAGGGCCATCTGGAAGACACGGCGGAACTGAAATACAAGGAAGGCGATGGACCGGCCTTTATCTTGCCTGCCGCCACCACCTCGAAAATCCTGGTTTTCGCCTCGAACGGCCGCTTCTATACGCTGTCTGGCGACAAGCTGCCCAAGGGGCGCGGCCATGGCGAACCTATCCGCCTGATGATCGATCTGCCCAACGATGCCGAAATCGTGACACTGGTCGTCCACAAGCCGGGCGACAAGCTGCTGCTGGCCTCGGCCCTGGGGCGCGGTTTCGTGGTCGAGGAAACCGAAGTTCTGGCATCGACCAGAACCGGCAAGCAGGTGATGAATCTGGACGACGACGACAAGGCGATGTTCGCCGTTCCCGCCGATGGCGATCATGTCGCCATTATCGGCGAGAACCGCAAGATGCTGATCTTCCCGCTGAACCAAGTGCCCGAAATGGGCAAGGGGCGCGGCGTGATCTTGCAGCGCTACAAGGATGCGCATCTGTCCGATCTGAAGGTCTTCGTGAAGAAGGAAGGCCTTAGCTGGATCGTCGGCGGCCGCGTGCGCACTGAAACCGACCTGGGACCCTGGATCGGCGAACGCGCCCAGGCGGGCCGTCTGCCGCCCACTGGTTTTCCGCGCTCGAACCGCTTCGACGGGTAG
- a CDS encoding multicopper oxidase family protein has product MIDLSRRQLLAATAMASAWATLPKNAQAASPVQLSIEKRTLEVKGKAASVFAIRQPDGTQGLRAKAGERFRVRLTNKAGESSLIHWHGQTPPMAQDGVPGIGQDALKDGQSWDYDFPLRPGTHWMHSHHGLQEQLLMAAPLIVREDAKENVQEVVILLHDFTFKWPEEILSDLQGGGGNHSGHAMPAPAPRHGASGHEHGSHMNHGGNVAPMTMGHANDVDYDAYLANDRTLDDPEIVKVEKGGRVRLRIINGATTTGFTIDTGGLTAMTLSVDGNPVRPVQGKNFPLSMGQRIDLLVDIPKDGGAFPILALREAAIERTGVILATSGAKVSKLSGEGKAASKLLDLSLESRLVAVRPLAEKKPNRKLVLELGEIMGKYLWTLNGQAYGQNEPLKVKKGERIELTMVNRTMMMHPMHLHGHHFQVVALQGKPVSGPVRDTVIVPSMMGEVTVAFDADNPGRWPLHCHNLFHMAAGMMTTVDYI; this is encoded by the coding sequence ATGATCGATCTGTCACGCCGCCAGTTGCTGGCGGCCACGGCCATGGCAAGCGCCTGGGCCACATTGCCGAAAAACGCGCAGGCCGCATCGCCGGTCCAACTCTCCATCGAAAAGCGCACGCTTGAGGTCAAGGGCAAGGCGGCCAGCGTTTTCGCCATCCGCCAACCCGACGGGACGCAGGGCTTGCGCGCCAAGGCGGGCGAGCGTTTCAGGGTGCGCCTTACCAACAAGGCGGGCGAATCCAGTCTGATCCATTGGCATGGGCAGACCCCGCCCATGGCCCAGGATGGCGTGCCCGGCATCGGCCAGGATGCGCTGAAGGATGGCCAAAGCTGGGATTACGATTTCCCCTTGCGCCCCGGCACCCACTGGATGCATTCGCATCACGGCCTTCAAGAACAGCTTCTGATGGCGGCCCCCTTGATCGTGCGCGAGGATGCGAAGGAAAACGTGCAGGAAGTGGTGATCTTGCTGCACGACTTCACCTTCAAATGGCCCGAGGAAATCCTGAGCGATTTGCAAGGCGGTGGCGGCAATCATAGCGGTCATGCCATGCCAGCGCCCGCTCCCCGGCATGGCGCCAGCGGCCATGAACATGGCAGCCATATGAACCATGGCGGCAATGTCGCCCCTATGACCATGGGCCATGCCAACGATGTCGATTACGACGCCTATCTCGCCAACGATCGCACGCTGGACGATCCCGAGATCGTCAAGGTCGAGAAGGGTGGGCGGGTGCGGCTGCGCATCATCAACGGCGCCACCACCACCGGCTTTACCATCGACACCGGCGGCTTGACGGCCATGACCTTAAGCGTCGATGGCAATCCGGTCAGGCCCGTTCAGGGTAAGAATTTTCCGCTGTCGATGGGGCAACGGATCGATCTGCTGGTTGATATTCCGAAGGATGGCGGGGCTTTTCCCATCCTGGCCCTGCGCGAGGCGGCCATTGAGCGGACGGGTGTCATTCTGGCGACGAGCGGCGCCAAGGTGAGCAAGCTGTCTGGCGAGGGCAAGGCTGCGTCGAAACTGTTGGACCTGTCGCTGGAAAGCCGACTGGTGGCCGTCAGGCCATTGGCCGAGAAGAAACCCAACCGCAAGCTGGTGTTGGAACTGGGCGAAATCATGGGCAAGTATCTGTGGACGCTCAACGGCCAGGCTTACGGCCAAAACGAACCCTTGAAGGTAAAGAAGGGCGAGCGGATCGAACTGACCATGGTCAACCGCACGATGATGATGCATCCCATGCATCTGCACGGACACCATTTCCAGGTGGTGGCGTTGCAAGGAAAACCCGTGAGCGGTCCCGTGCGCGACACCGTGATCGTGCCCTCCATGATGGGCGAGGTGACGGTGGCCTTCGATGCCGACAATCCAGGCCGCTGGCCCTTGCACTGCCACAACCTGTTCCACATGGCGGCGGGCATGATGACGACGGTCGATTACATCTGA
- a CDS encoding response regulator transcription factor: MPETQPIFVIDDSADVRDSLAILLDSAGYRSKTFASALDFLKAVQPGWAGCIVADVRMPGMTGIELLKDLRLRGIRLPVIIITAHADVPMAVAALKAGAVDFIQKPFRDEVLLSSIRSALMPPLRETSAQSAASSGFNMDILSPREQDVLLLLVAGHPNKVVAERLGISTRTVEVHRAHIMEKTGAKNIAELVRLACAVA; the protein is encoded by the coding sequence ATGCCTGAAACACAGCCTATATTCGTTATCGACGATTCGGCCGATGTCCGAGACTCATTGGCCATTCTGCTGGACTCGGCTGGCTATCGCAGCAAAACCTTCGCTTCGGCGCTCGATTTTCTAAAAGCGGTGCAGCCGGGCTGGGCCGGGTGCATCGTAGCCGATGTGCGCATGCCCGGCATGACAGGCATCGAATTGTTGAAGGATTTGCGCCTGCGCGGCATCCGGCTGCCGGTCATCATCATCACCGCGCATGCCGATGTGCCGATGGCGGTGGCCGCCTTGAAGGCGGGCGCCGTCGATTTCATTCAAAAGCCGTTTCGCGACGAAGTTCTGCTGTCTAGCATCCGGTCTGCCCTGATGCCGCCGCTTAGGGAAACTTCAGCGCAATCCGCGGCAAGCAGCGGCTTCAACATGGACATCCTAAGCCCCAGGGAGCAGGATGTCTTGCTGCTGTTGGTGGCGGGTCACCCCAATAAGGTGGTGGCGGAAAGACTGGGGATCAGCACCCGAACCGTCGAAGTGCATCGCGCCCACATCATGGAAAAGACCGGCGCCAAAAACATCGCTGAACTTGTGCGCCTAGCCTGCGCCGTGGCTTAA
- a CDS encoding MASE1 domain-containing protein, whose product MPGLRDLAIGAIYLTLYMTADLAAAAHRFADLAAHPWNAAPAISFAIAARHGRNGLWFAVAAPLLAGLIDGGFLATPLSAILRIAAETAGAALGLALLHPRNSAPVWSLKRRRGVLRFLTAASAASALTTIILAIPPFQNAGSLEAALLLFLFNLVAILSIAPLILIYDKSWRHIRFQTLLSGEIILQTGALTLIAWEVFGQFVNAEIHFFYLLFLPFAWIATRHGQTGAALALGAIYVAPVLTDLLYGHESAMIVEMQIRLGVLAVTSLLFGAMTAERRDAEMRMQERQTELAHFQRLNVGWEMASALAHELNQPLTAAMNLTQAALRLLKSPSPDIERAANVMSMSVDRVERVGQIIHGLRDFMRKGELTLSANAMSDMADDAIRLVSAEANAAGVAIQSSGMSALPEVMADKTQIVQVLINLLRNAIQSLTLSKTQHPQITVAGRIDMDMIEISVADNGPGMPKDVMDHLFEPFVTTKVAGMGLGLSISKSILEAHEGRLWAENAPTSGAIFRFTLPLAKRDLEDA is encoded by the coding sequence ATGCCGGGATTACGCGATCTAGCCATTGGCGCCATCTATTTGACCTTGTACATGACCGCCGACTTGGCGGCGGCGGCGCATCGCTTTGCCGACCTCGCAGCGCATCCCTGGAATGCGGCGCCCGCCATCAGCTTTGCCATCGCGGCGCGCCATGGCCGAAACGGGCTGTGGTTCGCCGTAGCCGCCCCCCTGCTGGCCGGCCTGATCGATGGCGGTTTTCTTGCGACCCCTTTGTCGGCCATCCTGCGCATTGCTGCGGAAACCGCTGGCGCCGCCCTTGGCCTTGCGCTGCTGCATCCAAGAAATTCCGCCCCCGTTTGGAGCTTGAAGCGACGGCGCGGCGTTCTCAGATTCCTGACCGCCGCCTCGGCAGCCTCGGCCCTGACCACGATCATCCTGGCAATTCCGCCTTTTCAGAATGCGGGATCGCTTGAAGCCGCACTGCTGCTATTTTTGTTCAATCTGGTGGCCATCCTGTCCATCGCCCCGCTCATTCTCATTTACGACAAGTCCTGGCGACATATCCGCTTTCAGACGCTGTTGAGCGGCGAAATCATCTTGCAGACCGGCGCGCTGACCCTGATCGCTTGGGAAGTGTTCGGGCAATTCGTCAATGCGGAAATCCACTTCTTCTATCTCCTTTTTCTTCCCTTTGCCTGGATCGCCACGCGTCATGGACAAACCGGCGCGGCGCTGGCCTTGGGCGCCATCTATGTCGCCCCCGTCCTGACAGATCTGTTGTACGGCCACGAAAGTGCCATGATCGTCGAAATGCAAATCCGCCTGGGCGTATTGGCCGTGACAAGCCTGCTGTTCGGCGCCATGACCGCCGAACGACGCGATGCCGAAATGCGCATGCAGGAGCGCCAGACCGAGCTGGCGCATTTCCAACGCTTGAACGTGGGTTGGGAAATGGCGTCCGCCCTGGCGCACGAATTGAACCAGCCCCTGACCGCCGCGATGAACCTGACCCAGGCGGCCTTGCGCCTTCTCAAATCGCCATCGCCCGACATTGAGCGCGCCGCCAACGTCATGAGCATGAGCGTGGACAGGGTCGAGCGGGTGGGACAGATCATCCATGGGCTGCGCGATTTCATGCGCAAGGGTGAATTGACTCTGTCCGCCAACGCGATGTCCGACATGGCCGATGACGCCATCCGGCTGGTCTCGGCGGAAGCCAATGCCGCAGGCGTCGCAATCCAGTCATCCGGCATGTCGGCCCTGCCCGAGGTCATGGCCGACAAGACGCAAATCGTTCAGGTTCTGATCAACCTGTTGCGCAACGCCATTCAATCTCTGACCTTGTCGAAAACCCAGCATCCGCAGATAACCGTTGCCGGAAGGATCGATATGGACATGATCGAAATATCTGTCGCCGATAATGGCCCCGGCATGCCGAAAGACGTCATGGACCATCTGTTCGAACCATTCGTCACCACCAAGGTGGCGGGAATGGGGTTGGGGCTTTCCATCAGCAAGTCTATACTGGAAGCGCATGAGGGAAGATTGTGGGCCGAAAATGCGCCCACGAGCGGCGCCATTTTCCGGTTCACCCTGCCCCTGGCGAAAAGGGATTTAGAAGATGCCTGA
- a CDS encoding SulP family inorganic anion transporter, protein MRSVFPFLTWMPLVNRRSLGSDLSAGLTGAIVVLPQGVAFATIAGMPPEYGLYAGIIPAIVAALFGSSWHLVSGPTTAASLVLFSSLSALAEPGSADYVKLALTLAMMVGLLELALGLFRLGSIVNFISHSVVIGFTAGAGVLIAANQIKNYFGLPIPRGAHFSDIFIYLFTHLSAISWAVAGVATTTLLSGILVRRYLPKVPYMIVAILAGSLLSAALNFWFAAGIPTVGALPASLPPLSAPSFDPAVWKQLASPALAVTLFALTEALSISRALAVRSGQHINGNQEFIGQGLSNVAGSFFSAYVATGSFNRSGLNFDSGAKTPLAAIVAGAALALIVVLVAPFAAYMPNAAMAGVLMLVSYGLIDQHHIRQILKTSRAESAVLLVTFFSTLFLELQEAIFAGVLLSLLLYLNRTSHPKISIRVPDPDHASRKFITNLALPECPQLRIVRIDGSLFFGAVNYFQETLRTYEQEHPEQKRLMIEMSGVNFVDIAGAEALAQEAKRFRKRGGALYLLNTKASVTETLHQGGYDAEIGPANFFHSKTQALRNIYPQLDHDICKSCKQHVFIECKLAGRKEPMEDAA, encoded by the coding sequence ATGCGGAGCGTGTTTCCGTTTCTCACTTGGATGCCGTTGGTCAACCGGCGTTCGCTTGGCTCCGATTTGTCGGCGGGTCTGACCGGCGCCATCGTGGTTCTGCCGCAAGGAGTCGCCTTTGCGACCATCGCAGGCATGCCGCCGGAATATGGTTTGTATGCGGGAATCATCCCGGCCATCGTGGCGGCCCTGTTCGGATCAAGCTGGCATTTGGTGTCCGGGCCGACCACGGCGGCGTCGCTGGTTTTGTTCTCCTCGCTCTCGGCCCTGGCCGAGCCTGGTTCGGCGGACTATGTGAAACTGGCGCTAACCTTAGCCATGATGGTGGGGCTGCTGGAATTGGCCCTTGGGCTGTTTCGTCTGGGATCGATCGTCAATTTCATCTCGCATTCGGTGGTGATCGGATTCACGGCAGGCGCAGGCGTGCTGATCGCCGCCAATCAGATCAAGAATTATTTCGGTTTGCCGATTCCCCGCGGGGCACATTTCTCCGACATCTTCATCTATCTGTTCACGCATCTCAGCGCCATTTCCTGGGCCGTGGCGGGCGTGGCGACGACAACGCTGCTCAGCGGCATTCTGGTGCGCCGCTATCTGCCAAAAGTTCCCTATATGATCGTCGCCATCCTGGCGGGCAGCCTGCTTTCCGCCGCGCTCAATTTCTGGTTTGCGGCAGGCATTCCCACCGTCGGCGCCCTGCCCGCCAGCCTGCCGCCCCTTTCAGCGCCCAGCTTCGATCCGGCAGTCTGGAAACAACTGGCTTCGCCCGCCCTTGCCGTCACCCTGTTCGCCCTGACCGAGGCCTTGTCGATTTCCAGGGCGCTGGCCGTGCGCAGCGGCCAGCATATCAACGGCAATCAGGAATTCATCGGCCAGGGCCTGTCCAACGTCGCGGGCAGTTTCTTCTCGGCCTATGTCGCCACGGGTTCGTTCAACCGCAGCGGCCTCAATTTTGATTCGGGCGCCAAGACACCGCTGGCCGCCATCGTGGCAGGCGCCGCCCTGGCCTTGATCGTCGTCCTTGTCGCCCCCTTCGCCGCCTATATGCCAAACGCCGCCATGGCTGGCGTCTTGATGCTGGTTTCCTATGGCCTGATCGATCAACACCATATCCGTCAAATTCTAAAGACCAGCCGGGCGGAAAGCGCCGTCTTGCTGGTGACGTTCTTCTCAACGCTGTTTCTTGAGCTGCAAGAAGCGATTTTCGCGGGCGTTCTGCTGTCGCTGCTGCTCTATCTCAACCGCACATCGCATCCCAAGATCAGCATCCGAGTCCCGGACCCGGATCATGCATCGCGCAAATTCATCACGAATCTGGCTTTGCCCGAATGTCCGCAGTTGCGCATCGTGCGCATCGACGGCTCGCTGTTTTTCGGCGCGGTCAATTATTTCCAGGAAACCTTGCGCACCTATGAGCAAGAGCACCCCGAGCAAAAGCGCCTGATGATCGAAATGTCGGGAGTCAATTTCGTCGATATCGCGGGCGCCGAAGCCTTGGCGCAGGAAGCCAAACGCTTTCGCAAACGCGGCGGCGCGCTGTATCTTCTGAACACCAAGGCAAGCGTGACCGAAACTTTGCATCAGGGCGGCTATGACGCCGAGATTGGGCCAGCGAATTTCTTTCACTCGAAAACGCAGGCCCTGCGCAACATCTATCCGCAGCTTGACCATGACATCTGCAAATCATGCAAACAGCATGTCTTCATTGAATGCAAGTTGGCGGGACGCAAGGAACCTATGGAAGACGCCGCGTAA